One window of the Bos indicus isolate NIAB-ARS_2022 breed Sahiwal x Tharparkar chromosome 15, NIAB-ARS_B.indTharparkar_mat_pri_1.0, whole genome shotgun sequence genome contains the following:
- the LOC139187392 gene encoding uncharacterized protein codes for MRLLKSLKSWSPGPKKDGDTRSSLSPDLRKPRKHQRASDPSPEASRLVHCFRHLELQERHADRVQPYSAPPRHCHRTQATTSSTVPTWVQLKHLAQWAEELIESGRYEATPMVMFVAMLAVLAWQPRPSSTEKVHWAYLPNPPSFQLVNWMNEPIRVFVNDTLLLGGASIYPNNVKTVVSTPFKFSGMSVYPPICFAIPSSLQEAAPVLNGCVSTSLKGMRTDSPRSDGKRDFWSLQLLMPGTQERIFDALKKAASHLKDYISCALPTSDSDEQGLQAWESISRISGFPRWKECMYAIKLSIPIAVTRHFLTEWGCPYLSNQ; via the coding sequence ATGAGGTTACTAAAATCCCTGAAGTCCTGGAGTCCAGGACCGAAAAAAGATGGGGACACCAGAAGCTCGTTGAGTCCAGACCTGAGGAAGCCAAGGAAACACCAAAGGGCGAGTGACCCTTCACCTGAGGCTTCACGACTAGTACATTGCTTCAGGCACCTGGAACTTCAGGAGAGACATGCTGATCGAGTTCAACCGTATTCTGCCCCACCTCGTCACTGTCATCGTACTCAAGCAACCACCTCCAGCACGGTACCAACTTGGGTCCAACTAAAACATCTCGCTCAGTGGGCTGAAGAATTAATAGAAAGTGGGAGATATGAGGCCACTCCTATGGTAATGTTTGTGGCTATGCTTGCTGTGTTGGCTTGGCAACCAAGGCCCTCCAGCACAGAAAAGGTTCATTGGGCCTATTTGCCTAATCCACCTTCTTTCCAGCTTGTTAATTGGATGAATGAGCCCATTCGTGTTTTTGTTAATGATACTCTTCTTTTGGGTGGGGCTTCCATCTATCCTAATAACGTTAAAACAGTGGTCAGCACTCCCTTCAAATTTTCAGGCATGTCCGTTTATCCGCCTATTTGCtttgccataccttcctctttACAAGAAGCAGCTCCAGTTTTGAATGGATGTGTTAGCACTTCCTTGAAAGGCATGCGTACTGATTCTCCGAGAAGCGATGGCAAGAGAGATTTTTGGTCTTTACAGCTGCTGATGCCAGGGACACAAGAAAGAATATTTGATGCCTTAAAAAAGGCAGCCTCTCATTTAAAGGACTATATAAGCTGTGCACTCCCCACTTCGGACTCTGATGAACAAGGACTACAGGCCTGGGAAAGCATAAGCAGAATTTCTGGCTTTCCTCGTTGGAAAGAATGCATGTATGCCATAAAGTTATCTATTCCCATTGCTGTCACCAGACATTTTCTGACCGAATGGGGGTGCCCCTATCTTTCAAATCAATGA